One genomic segment of uncultured Desulfobacter sp. includes these proteins:
- a CDS encoding IS1634 family transposase, with protein sequence MADNVNNNVETKPIGFAPILQHYFHKCCIADIIDQNVPLDARRNMLTHGQASIAMITAILFQVMSLYKVCKFARESNVLDVIFPDISPDEYFDDRLGDTLDAIHKFGIGNLELLITRHIIEAFEIQTEICHNDTTCAQVYGENNKNRSEQSIKISYGYSKQYRKDLKQLVWSMTASSDSSFPLFQQTYSGNTADVETYVEQWHHLIDLLGKKDFLFAGDSKVATHGNMAHIDDHGGYFLSPLPMYASYQEALFKALDKHNHETLIPYKDQMNRGVEVPLTFEHENKSYTFRMIILFDQGLFYRRKKSLLERITKTQVAFDELAQKINAYKLKTKDSIEQACQAILKKHKTQAFFDFVVHNDPVVTYKNARPGRPAKNAEKIAVYQDHFYIELNYNESVCTKAQYQIGYYPLVTNKPASDFSIEDAMLAHKNQYKVEHLYKRSKSGYNLEPIYLQTPDRIEAYLFLFKIALQILVLMERTARIKIAERDKGLDNFMPNKRDVRNPKTENMLAMFEFVVCGVILLHDGSRQYFVSKLTETQKDILSILDVPEKCYTHQYLFDTS encoded by the coding sequence ATGGCGGATAACGTCAATAATAATGTCGAGACAAAACCGATTGGTTTTGCCCCGATTTTGCAGCATTATTTTCACAAATGTTGCATCGCTGATATTATTGACCAGAACGTCCCTCTTGATGCAAGACGTAACATGCTCACTCATGGGCAGGCAAGTATAGCAATGATCACCGCCATTCTTTTTCAGGTTATGTCTCTTTACAAGGTTTGCAAATTTGCCAGGGAATCAAATGTCCTGGATGTTATTTTCCCTGACATAAGTCCGGATGAATATTTTGACGATAGGCTGGGTGATACCTTAGACGCTATTCACAAATTCGGCATTGGTAATCTGGAACTGCTGATTACCCGACATATAATTGAAGCCTTTGAGATTCAGACAGAAATCTGTCATAACGATACGACCTGTGCGCAAGTTTACGGCGAGAATAATAAAAACAGATCCGAACAGAGCATCAAGATCTCATACGGATACAGCAAACAATACCGCAAAGACCTGAAACAATTGGTATGGTCCATGACAGCCAGTTCTGACAGTAGCTTTCCCTTATTCCAACAAACATATAGTGGCAACACCGCCGATGTGGAAACCTATGTGGAACAGTGGCACCATTTGATTGACCTGCTGGGAAAGAAAGATTTTTTATTTGCCGGCGATTCCAAGGTGGCTACACACGGGAATATGGCGCACATAGATGATCACGGAGGATATTTTTTAAGTCCTCTGCCCATGTACGCCTCCTATCAAGAAGCTCTTTTCAAAGCACTGGATAAGCACAATCACGAGACCCTGATTCCTTACAAAGATCAAATGAATCGGGGAGTTGAGGTGCCTCTGACTTTTGAACACGAGAACAAAAGTTATACCTTCAGAATGATCATCCTTTTCGATCAGGGCTTGTTTTACCGCCGTAAAAAATCTCTTCTGGAACGAATCACTAAAACCCAAGTCGCATTTGATGAACTCGCCCAAAAAATAAATGCATATAAATTAAAGACGAAGGACAGCATTGAGCAGGCTTGTCAGGCCATACTAAAAAAACATAAGACACAGGCGTTTTTTGATTTTGTTGTCCACAACGATCCAGTGGTCACGTATAAAAATGCACGGCCCGGTCGACCAGCCAAAAATGCAGAAAAAATCGCGGTCTATCAAGATCACTTCTATATAGAACTCAATTATAATGAGTCCGTCTGTACCAAGGCGCAATATCAAATCGGCTATTATCCACTCGTAACCAACAAGCCGGCTTCTGATTTTTCAATAGAAGATGCGATGCTGGCTCATAAAAATCAGTACAAGGTGGAGCATCTTTATAAACGGTCAAAGTCAGGTTACAATCTCGAACCGATTTATCTGCAAACGCCTGATAGAATAGAAGCTTATCTTTTCCTTTTCAAAATAGCGCTTCAAATTTTGGTCCTTATGGAAAGAACGGCCAGAATAAAAATTGCCGAACGGGATAAAGGTTTGGATAATTTCATGCCCAATAAAAGGGATGTGCGTAACCCTAAAACAGAAAACATGTTGGCAATGTTTGAATTTGTCGTATGTGGCGTAATACTGCTTCATGATGGAAGCCGGCAATATTTTGTCTCCAAGCTGACCGAGACACAAAAAGATATTTTATCGATTCTGGATGTGCCGGAAAAATGCTACACTCACCAATATTTGTTTGATACTTCATAA
- a CDS encoding ABC transporter substrate-binding protein — MIKKTIASVICLGLLAAAPAAWAKKFDSPLKTVDVLIAGERVMDIAAALGIAPRAFVGRYSLWEGGEYINKVTQLLGCPVKACKKAPSTVPDALDRMKLNRVIIEKSVQYCLYKPKVFPGCIRKGISDRQDLTIDTVDFSKGLESAVKQTAKLLGVPGEKADAAMASYYKSMQIAQKNVQKATPGKRVVILTGTFQKDTGKTFLRVEAAGGYADKYLLAPLKAKNVGNALVKKIKKSKGHFTIRKLDGLAAVNPDIIVITGDAAAVQKALNKAVVKHPELAGVKALKNNAVFVLPAYRDCGPLEYPEKLNKWACMFR, encoded by the coding sequence ATGATTAAGAAAACCATTGCATCTGTTATCTGTTTGGGACTTCTTGCTGCGGCACCCGCTGCGTGGGCAAAAAAATTTGATTCCCCTTTGAAAACCGTTGATGTCCTCATCGCCGGGGAACGGGTCATGGATATTGCCGCCGCCCTTGGGATAGCGCCCAGGGCTTTTGTTGGCCGGTATTCCCTTTGGGAGGGCGGGGAATATATAAACAAAGTTACCCAGTTGCTTGGATGCCCGGTCAAGGCTTGCAAAAAGGCCCCCTCCACTGTTCCCGATGCCCTGGACAGAATGAAACTCAACCGGGTGATTATTGAAAAATCTGTGCAATACTGCCTGTACAAACCCAAAGTGTTTCCGGGATGCATTCGTAAGGGGATAAGCGACCGGCAGGATCTAACCATCGATACCGTGGATTTTTCAAAGGGGCTTGAATCTGCCGTGAAACAGACGGCTAAGTTGCTTGGCGTACCAGGAGAAAAGGCCGACGCTGCCATGGCATCATATTACAAAAGTATGCAAATCGCCCAAAAAAATGTTCAAAAGGCAACGCCTGGCAAACGGGTGGTGATCCTTACAGGCACTTTTCAAAAAGATACGGGCAAAACGTTTCTCCGGGTGGAAGCGGCTGGTGGATATGCCGATAAGTATCTGCTTGCTCCCTTGAAAGCAAAGAATGTGGGGAATGCCTTGGTCAAAAAAATCAAAAAATCCAAAGGCCATTTTACCATCAGAAAATTGGATGGGCTTGCCGCAGTTAATCCTGATATCATCGTGATCACCGGGGATGCTGCGGCCGTACAAAAAGCGTTGAATAAGGCAGTTGTAAAACATCCTGAATTGGCAGGTGTCAAGGCCCTGAAAAACAATGCCGTTTTTGTACTGCCCGCATACAGGGATTGCGGACCCCTTGAATACCCCGAAAAACTAAACAAATGGGCCTGCATGTTTCGATAA
- a CDS encoding efflux RND transporter periplasmic adaptor subunit, translated as MDLTDNIKATLNDSSRKKSKKRIFIIILILILAAAGAYFFLLPKGSQGGPDAGMSFKTAPAAVTDIHVTVSATGTLEPTNEVDVGSELSGTIQEVFVDYNDQVTEGQVLARLDIADLQAQVRKSKASLASARASVQQAQATVEETDRKLKNLKKVRELSSGKVPAQTDMDQALANYTRALADRAMAEASVAEVQASLDSTLTELSKADIISPVNGVVLTRDIEKGSTVAASFEAPVLFTLAEDLTKMKLNVDVDEADIGVVKEGHDAHFTVDAYPQRKFSAKIQQVRFNATTTDGVVTYETIMTCDNADLALRPGMTATADIIVKKADQVLSVPSAALRFSMPKPGGNNSKPSLLRMFMPGPPRRGGRQAKHVTIKGGKDQGTIWILDKNKRPRPVPVKTGLSDGMHTQIIEGDIAKGTEVIVSTTTKGK; from the coding sequence ATGGATTTAACTGATAATATCAAAGCCACATTGAACGATAGCTCACGAAAAAAAAGCAAAAAGCGCATTTTCATCATTATCTTAATTCTGATTCTTGCCGCAGCAGGGGCGTATTTTTTTCTGCTGCCCAAAGGCTCGCAAGGCGGCCCGGATGCCGGCATGTCTTTTAAAACAGCACCGGCCGCTGTCACCGATATTCACGTAACCGTGTCTGCTACAGGCACCCTGGAACCCACCAACGAGGTGGATGTGGGCAGTGAATTATCCGGCACCATCCAAGAGGTGTTTGTAGATTACAACGACCAGGTCACCGAAGGCCAGGTCCTGGCCCGGCTGGATATCGCTGATCTGCAGGCCCAGGTGCGCAAAAGCAAAGCGTCTCTGGCATCGGCCCGGGCATCGGTACAACAGGCCCAGGCCACGGTGGAAGAAACAGACCGAAAATTAAAAAACCTGAAAAAAGTCCGGGAATTAAGCAGCGGCAAGGTGCCGGCCCAGACCGACATGGATCAAGCCCTGGCCAATTACACCCGGGCCCTGGCTGACCGGGCCATGGCCGAAGCAAGTGTCGCCGAGGTCCAGGCTTCTTTGGACAGCACGTTAACCGAATTGTCCAAGGCCGATATTATCTCCCCTGTAAACGGGGTTGTCCTGACCCGGGACATTGAAAAGGGCTCCACCGTGGCTGCCTCATTTGAGGCCCCGGTGCTGTTTACCCTGGCAGAAGACTTGACCAAAATGAAGCTGAACGTGGATGTGGACGAAGCAGACATTGGTGTGGTCAAGGAAGGACATGACGCCCACTTCACCGTGGATGCCTACCCCCAGCGCAAATTTTCGGCAAAAATCCAGCAGGTCCGGTTTAATGCCACCACCACGGACGGGGTGGTCACGTATGAAACCATAATGACTTGTGACAACGCCGATTTAGCTTTGCGACCGGGTATGACCGCCACGGCAGACATCATTGTTAAAAAAGCGGACCAGGTCTTGTCTGTTCCCAGTGCTGCCCTCAGATTCTCAATGCCCAAACCCGGGGGGAACAATAGCAAACCATCGCTGTTAAGGATGTTCATGCCCGGTCCGCCCAGGCGCGGCGGCCGACAGGCCAAGCATGTCACCATCAAAGGCGGCAAAGACCAGGGCACCATATGGATTCTGGATAAAAATAAGCGGCCAAGACCTGTGCCTGTGAAAACGGGCTTAAGCGACGGTATGCACACCCAGATTATAGAAGGAGACATCGCCAAAGGCACCGAAGTGATTGTTTCCACGACCACAAAGGGAAAGTAA
- a CDS encoding FeoB-associated Cys-rich membrane protein produces MMIGNVIVAFAVCGAFFYLYRQWKKIKNSDSPSCAGCNACQGSKKSNRNTIFNSMENAETKEK; encoded by the coding sequence ATGATGATTGGAAATGTTATTGTCGCTTTTGCCGTATGCGGTGCGTTTTTTTATTTGTACCGGCAATGGAAAAAAATAAAGAATTCTGATTCCCCCTCATGTGCAGGATGCAATGCATGCCAGGGCAGTAAAAAAAGCAACCGGAACACCATTTTCAATTCCATGGAAAACGCAGAAACAAAAGAGAAATAA
- a CDS encoding ABC transporter ATP-binding protein — MHPVIHVDHLCHRYGSRYIYKDLNFSISPGKIYGLLGKNGVGKTTLIKILMGFLRPVSGTCKVFNKPSHTLTLAARARIGLLFEGHVAYEFISIRQIEKFYAPFYPDWDAGIYYRMVDKLNLRPNHLIRQMSCGQRSQVVLGLLMAQQPELLLLDDYSIGLDAGYRRLFLDEMREYLDHGNRTVFLTSHVIQDMENFVDEVIFLERGGRLMITSRNSSKTIFPAPS, encoded by the coding sequence ATGCACCCTGTTATACATGTTGACCATCTGTGCCACCGTTACGGCAGCCGTTATATATATAAAGACCTGAACTTTTCCATTTCCCCTGGAAAGATATACGGCCTTTTAGGCAAAAACGGTGTAGGCAAAACCACACTGATCAAAATATTGATGGGATTTTTGCGGCCGGTCTCCGGTACGTGCAAAGTGTTCAACAAACCTTCCCATACCCTGACACTTGCCGCCCGGGCCAGGATTGGGCTTTTATTTGAAGGCCATGTGGCCTATGAATTCATATCTATCCGTCAGATTGAAAAATTTTACGCCCCGTTTTATCCTGACTGGGATGCCGGTATCTACTACCGGATGGTCGACAAATTAAATCTTCGCCCCAATCATCTTATCCGCCAGATGTCCTGCGGCCAGCGCTCCCAGGTGGTATTAGGGCTTTTAATGGCCCAGCAGCCGGAACTGCTGCTGCTCGATGACTATTCCATCGGGCTTGATGCCGGATACCGAAGACTTTTTCTGGACGAAATGCGTGAATATTTAGACCATGGGAACCGCACGGTATTTTTAACCTCCCATGTGATCCAGGATATGGAAAATTTTGTAGATGAAGTGATCTTTCTTGAACGCGGTGGCCGGTTGATGATCACCTCCCGGAACAGTTCAAAAACAATTTTTCCTGCTCCAAGTTGA
- a CDS encoding efflux transporter outer membrane subunit, giving the protein MQKRFLFLSDICLIFIFITLFTGCKAVGPDYKQPDLFPEGSWHAPMQKGLAQAPAAPEQLAQWWTVLDDPVLTDLISRAVQNNLDVKLALARIRQYRLLKGIEEADRLPTVNASGGASWTGTSNEDGTGTVSKTYSAGLDASWEIDLFGRIQRSIEAADATLSAKQEALRDTLVSLVGDLADSYINVRTAQIRLNVVRQSINSQTESFQLTQWQYQAGLTDELDVHQARYSLENAKAQIPALESSLSEAMNRVAVLSGLAPGILHEKLASPNPLPTLPATIAVGLPADALRRRPDIREAEYELIAQTAQVGVATAELYPELTLSGSIGMDALSPAELIDNILDPSHWARSLAANLYHTLFDAGSIRKNIEVQNALQEQALIQYESAILSALEEVENALVAYAKEQTRLGHLTIAAEQALAAEDLAKKKYQSGLIDFTTVLTSQQTVLSYQSDLATSQGSCVSNLITLYKVLGGGWTPVGSDAPTGGQNKSEIQPTP; this is encoded by the coding sequence ATGCAAAAACGCTTTTTATTTCTGTCAGACATCTGTCTGATTTTTATTTTTATTACGCTTTTCACAGGCTGCAAAGCCGTTGGACCGGACTACAAACAGCCGGACCTTTTCCCTGAAGGGTCCTGGCATGCCCCCATGCAAAAGGGGTTGGCCCAAGCACCGGCAGCCCCTGAACAGCTGGCGCAATGGTGGACGGTACTCGATGACCCGGTGCTCACGGATCTGATTTCCCGTGCGGTTCAAAACAACCTGGATGTGAAACTGGCCCTGGCGCGCATTCGCCAGTACCGGTTGCTCAAGGGAATTGAAGAGGCCGATAGACTGCCCACCGTTAATGCCTCGGGCGGGGCGTCCTGGACCGGTACCAGCAATGAGGACGGCACCGGCACAGTATCGAAGACCTATAGCGCCGGCCTGGACGCAAGCTGGGAAATTGACCTCTTCGGCCGAATCCAACGCTCTATTGAAGCAGCGGACGCAACGCTTTCGGCCAAACAGGAGGCGCTGCGGGATACCCTGGTCAGTCTTGTGGGAGATCTTGCCGACAGTTACATAAATGTACGCACGGCCCAGATACGCTTGAATGTCGTCCGGCAGAGCATTAACTCCCAAACAGAATCCTTCCAGCTCACCCAGTGGCAGTACCAGGCAGGCCTGACCGATGAACTGGATGTCCACCAGGCTCGGTACAGCCTGGAAAATGCCAAAGCCCAGATTCCGGCCCTTGAATCTTCCCTGTCCGAGGCCATGAACCGGGTGGCTGTGCTGTCGGGTCTTGCCCCCGGCATCCTGCACGAAAAGCTGGCATCCCCCAACCCCTTGCCCACACTACCGGCAACCATTGCCGTGGGCCTTCCCGCAGATGCCCTGCGAAGACGGCCCGACATCAGGGAGGCTGAATACGAACTCATTGCCCAGACCGCCCAGGTAGGGGTGGCCACGGCAGAGCTTTATCCTGAACTGACCCTGTCCGGTTCCATTGGTATGGATGCCCTGAGCCCTGCCGAACTCATTGACAATATTTTAGATCCATCCCATTGGGCCCGATCCCTGGCCGCAAACCTGTACCACACCTTGTTTGACGCTGGCAGTATCCGTAAAAATATTGAGGTCCAAAACGCTTTGCAGGAGCAGGCCCTGATCCAGTACGAATCTGCCATTTTGTCGGCCCTGGAAGAGGTGGAAAATGCCTTGGTGGCCTATGCCAAGGAACAAACCCGGCTGGGACACTTGACCATTGCTGCCGAACAGGCCCTGGCCGCCGAGGATCTGGCAAAAAAGAAATACCAATCCGGCCTGATTGATTTCACCACAGTGCTGACATCCCAGCAGACCGTGTTATCCTATCAAAGTGATCTTGCCACAAGCCAGGGCTCCTGCGTATCCAACCTGATCACCCTTTACAAGGTCCTTGGCGGGGGCTGGACCCCGGTGGGATCTGACGCCCCAACGGGCGGACAAAACAAATCTGAAATACAGCCAACCCCTTAA
- a CDS encoding DUF4857 domain-containing protein yields the protein MNRNALAVYCILVILVSAVYLPILYDKLFIDDVEKTHLFFSPVSQNFILKEKIVGKVPEAAKGFAFDHHSNLAYMKAGTYVPRKIFERHLPFIYYKNMEILGVLPITLSGQAFDKKTIKAQRRVLELKARNLAERYPEVPFYPLLESNPGQARLVFPENRFRMTDSHMEFINADANVVDTGLTDMYTHALKKKGFVFPARSVNGKFTVLKPFDEGVFLVDHNFHVFHIKRMDDKPLIVKTPIPTDLKIRAIKVSENKQKKYYGMALSGGGRIFLLGYNNYGMTPVPLKDYDPDRMDLKLIFNPLYCTAIYSDDTTIRAVAMDKNFVPINTFVHTMSRVTITDAGKARDLLFPFTIELGTTLSCGYVTARAVPGTIWSLAGLGICVLFFSSGTKIVTGQWPGKLRIITVAFTGLYGLIAMIVAAVSE from the coding sequence ATGAATCGCAATGCACTGGCTGTTTATTGTATTCTGGTCATACTGGTATCTGCTGTGTACCTGCCTATTCTTTATGACAAACTTTTTATTGACGACGTTGAAAAAACACACCTGTTTTTCAGCCCTGTGAGCCAAAACTTTATTTTAAAGGAAAAAATTGTGGGAAAGGTGCCCGAAGCGGCTAAAGGCTTTGCCTTTGACCACCACAGCAACCTTGCCTATATGAAAGCGGGCACCTACGTGCCCCGCAAAATATTTGAACGGCATCTGCCCTTTATTTATTATAAAAATATGGAAATTCTGGGGGTTTTGCCCATCACTCTGAGCGGGCAGGCATTTGATAAAAAAACGATCAAGGCCCAGCGCCGGGTTCTGGAGCTTAAAGCCAGAAATTTGGCTGAAAGATATCCTGAAGTACCCTTCTACCCCCTGCTGGAATCCAACCCTGGCCAAGCCAGGCTTGTTTTTCCCGAAAATCGGTTTCGCATGACAGACAGTCATATGGAGTTTATCAATGCCGATGCCAATGTTGTAGATACGGGGCTCACCGATATGTACACCCATGCCCTTAAAAAAAAGGGATTTGTATTTCCTGCACGGTCTGTGAACGGAAAATTTACCGTACTTAAACCTTTTGACGAAGGCGTGTTTCTTGTGGATCACAATTTTCATGTATTTCATATCAAGCGGATGGATGATAAACCTTTGATTGTTAAAACGCCTATTCCAACGGACTTGAAAATCCGGGCCATCAAGGTGTCGGAAAACAAACAGAAAAAATACTATGGCATGGCTCTTTCCGGGGGCGGACGCATCTTTCTTTTAGGGTATAACAACTACGGGATGACCCCTGTCCCTCTAAAAGATTATGACCCGGACCGCATGGATTTAAAGTTGATTTTCAATCCATTATACTGCACGGCAATTTATTCCGATGACACCACCATCCGGGCCGTGGCCATGGATAAAAATTTTGTACCCATTAACACCTTTGTCCACACCATGTCCCGGGTAACAATTACTGATGCAGGAAAGGCCAGGGATCTGCTCTTCCCTTTTACCATAGAACTTGGCACAACTTTAAGCTGCGGATACGTAACGGCCCGGGCCGTACCCGGCACCATCTGGTCTCTGGCCGGCTTGGGCATCTGTGTGCTGTTTTTTAGCAGCGGAACAAAAATAGTTACCGGGCAATGGCCCGGAAAGTTACGAATAATCACTGTGGCCTTTACAGGCCTTTACGGACTGATTGCCATGATTGTCGCTGCAGTCAGTGAATAG
- a CDS encoding FeoA family protein: MTLDELKPGENGTIKKLSIKNKLGQRLMDMGIYPGLTLNVVRNAPFEDPMEVEIDGYFISLRHDEARFIEVENR, translated from the coding sequence ATGACTCTGGATGAACTTAAACCTGGAGAAAACGGAACAATCAAAAAACTCTCCATCAAAAATAAGCTTGGCCAGAGGTTAATGGACATGGGTATTTATCCGGGTCTCACCCTGAACGTGGTCCGTAACGCCCCCTTTGAAGATCCCATGGAAGTTGAAATCGATGGTTATTTCATCAGTCTGCGCCATGATGAAGCCCGTTTTATTGAGGTGGAAAACAGATGA
- a CDS encoding DUF4198 domain-containing protein, translating to MKHVVTTISTLAILALTVPAFAHFQMIYTPESALNKGGKIPLAIVFTHPFEAGHTMDMGTPEQFFVTRSRGENTPKKTDLLSALKPITWTSLTNSGAAYETEYSARGGDHIFCLVPAPYYEGEEDAYIQQFTKMIVNVGGEPGAWMEPVGLDCEIVPLCKPYDRWTGNVFQGKVLFKGKPVAGAEIEIEFMNHKPLLDKKAFAKEASATAPQAAFVLQTIFADDNGVFTFGIPKAGWWGFAALGIDPEGSFKGKECSKDAVIWIQAKDMK from the coding sequence ATGAAACATGTTGTCACCACCATCAGCACCCTGGCCATCCTGGCGCTTACCGTACCGGCATTTGCCCACTTTCAAATGATCTATACCCCTGAAAGCGCCTTGAACAAGGGGGGTAAAATTCCTTTGGCTATCGTGTTCACCCACCCCTTTGAAGCCGGCCATACCATGGACATGGGTACACCGGAACAATTTTTTGTTACCCGTTCACGGGGTGAAAACACACCCAAAAAGACAGACCTGCTGTCTGCCCTTAAACCCATTACATGGACCAGCCTGACCAATTCAGGCGCTGCTTATGAAACTGAATATTCCGCAAGAGGCGGAGACCACATCTTCTGCCTGGTACCGGCTCCTTACTATGAAGGCGAAGAAGATGCCTATATCCAGCAGTTCACAAAAATGATTGTCAATGTGGGTGGAGAGCCTGGTGCCTGGATGGAACCTGTGGGGCTTGACTGCGAAATCGTTCCCCTTTGCAAACCCTATGACCGCTGGACCGGCAATGTATTCCAGGGCAAAGTGCTGTTCAAGGGAAAACCTGTGGCCGGCGCAGAAATTGAAATTGAATTCATGAACCACAAACCATTACTGGACAAAAAAGCCTTTGCCAAGGAAGCTTCCGCCACTGCCCCCCAGGCGGCTTTTGTTCTGCAGACCATTTTTGCCGATGACAACGGCGTATTCACCTTTGGCATTCCCAAGGCTGGATGGTGGGGATTTGCAGCCTTAGGTATTGACCCCGAAGGGTCGTTTAAAGGCAAAGAGTGTTCAAAAGATGCTGTGATCTGGATTCAGGCCAAAGATATGAAATAG
- a CDS encoding porin codes for MAGEEEDLGLGGFGDFDQSEITQLKLTFGGFSIALINPEQDAWVGVDVLNSDADVYETQAVIPMIALCYKADFDIGEVQIAGGYNTFEIDDNEDIDAYAIGLGTQLNFGAFGVFATFVWGQNMGNMGVDNATGYEGLAIYNGNEVYDCESIGGTIGVTFAVNDMLTFEAGYGYIHDEIDDNAWTGSESNIAQSYYLQAPITLVPGVTITPEVGMIDERETGEDETLYFGAAWAIVF; via the coding sequence GTGGCTGGGGAAGAAGAAGATCTTGGTCTTGGTGGATTCGGTGATTTTGACCAAAGCGAGATTACTCAGCTAAAATTGACTTTCGGCGGTTTTTCCATTGCTCTGATAAATCCCGAACAAGATGCATGGGTTGGTGTGGATGTATTAAACAGCGATGCAGATGTTTACGAGACTCAAGCTGTAATACCCATGATCGCGTTGTGTTATAAAGCAGATTTTGATATTGGCGAAGTCCAGATTGCCGGTGGTTATAACACGTTTGAAATTGATGATAATGAAGATATTGATGCCTACGCGATTGGCCTTGGTACACAGTTGAACTTTGGTGCATTTGGTGTTTTTGCTACCTTTGTATGGGGCCAGAATATGGGTAACATGGGTGTTGACAATGCCACTGGATACGAAGGACTGGCCATTTATAACGGTAATGAGGTTTACGATTGTGAATCCATTGGCGGAACCATTGGTGTGACTTTCGCCGTTAATGACATGCTCACCTTTGAAGCCGGTTATGGTTATATCCATGATGAAATTGATGACAATGCTTGGACCGGAAGCGAAAGTAATATTGCTCAGTCCTATTATTTGCAGGCTCCTATTACGCTGGTTCCGGGTGTTACGATTACCCCTGAAGTCGGTATGATTGATGAGAGAGAAACCGGTGAGGATGAAACTCTCTACTTCGGCGCTGCTTGGGCAATCGTATTCTAA
- a CDS encoding transporter, producing the protein MKKIMMILLAVMVLVGFYFPSFAGEQGDGCMYKGPKPAGQVNMTNGGVYAKGKLGIILKTKYFKKDDIYNGSDSRSDYAGSPSGTGCREQERWVTQLTMRYGLFDNMDVRLMVPYWHKNMVRGMMKSGTVTQVGSSNEGFGDMVIMGRFRLMAQKKGNPFNLALGAGMKMPTGDTDELDDAKTNGSCFGIGFQSGTGSWDPKFEIAANRMIRNWRMDATIMATFPTEGDFDYEYGNSIQYNLGSSVAVNNWLDLQLEYNGIWKDKSEDNGDTADSSGGHWGYITPGFHIKFSRKPNIHLDFGVPILVFKDLNGEQLAEDYQFVAKLAVKF; encoded by the coding sequence GTGAAAAAGATAATGATGATTTTGCTAGCGGTGATGGTGCTGGTTGGCTTTTATTTCCCAAGCTTTGCCGGCGAACAAGGCGATGGGTGCATGTACAAAGGCCCCAAACCCGCAGGCCAGGTCAATATGACCAATGGTGGTGTGTATGCCAAAGGCAAGCTGGGTATTATTTTAAAAACAAAGTATTTTAAAAAGGATGATATCTACAACGGCTCTGACAGTCGTTCCGATTATGCGGGATCGCCCTCGGGCACTGGATGCCGCGAGCAGGAGCGGTGGGTTACCCAGCTGACCATGAGATACGGGTTGTTTGACAACATGGATGTCAGGTTGATGGTTCCCTACTGGCATAAAAATATGGTCCGGGGCATGATGAAATCCGGTACCGTTACCCAGGTGGGCAGTTCCAATGAGGGTTTTGGCGACATGGTTATCATGGGGCGGTTTAGACTGATGGCCCAGAAAAAAGGCAACCCTTTTAACCTGGCTTTAGGGGCTGGGATGAAAATGCCCACCGGGGATACCGACGAACTGGATGACGCCAAAACCAATGGCAGTTGTTTTGGCATCGGATTTCAGTCTGGCACAGGTTCATGGGACCCAAAGTTCGAAATCGCAGCCAACCGTATGATTCGCAACTGGAGAATGGACGCCACCATTATGGCGACGTTTCCCACCGAAGGAGACTTTGATTACGAATATGGGAACAGCATCCAGTATAACCTGGGCTCCAGTGTGGCCGTCAATAACTGGCTTGATCTCCAATTGGAATATAATGGCATCTGGAAGGATAAAAGCGAAGACAACGGCGATACCGCGGACAGTTCCGGGGGGCATTGGGGGTATATCACTCCCGGGTTTCATATTAAATTCAGCAGAAAACCAAATATTCACCTTGATTTCGGTGTTCCCATCCTGGTGTTCAAGGACCTGAACGGCGAGCAGCTGGCTGAAGATTACCAGTTTGTTGCCAAACTTGCGGTTAAGTTCTGA
- a CDS encoding FeoB small GTPase domain-containing protein, giving the protein MSDRLLIALAGQPNCGKSTVFNALTGAKQHVANYPGVTVDKMSGWYKHGNTRVDVVDLPGTYSLTFYSPEERVSKDLHRFMPWLL; this is encoded by the coding sequence ATGAGTGACAGATTATTGATCGCCCTGGCCGGTCAACCCAACTGCGGGAAATCAACGGTATTCAATGCCCTGACCGGTGCTAAACAACATGTAGCCAACTATCCCGGGGTCACTGTGGACAAAATGTCCGGGTGGTACAAACATGGGAACACCCGGGTGGATGTGGTAGACCTTCCCGGCACCTATTCTTTGACCTTCTATTCTCCGGAAGAACGGGTATCAAAGGATTTACACCGCTTCATGCCCTGGCTCTTATGA